One segment of Terriglobia bacterium DNA contains the following:
- a CDS encoding LytTR family transcriptional regulator DNA-binding domain-containing protein, translating to MKISALIVDDEQPARDELAYLLRNVPEVEIVGQGNNGVEAVGLVRELGPDLVFLDVQMPGLDGFGVIKKLLDRNAHLPYFVFVTAYDHYAVRAFEVNAVDYLLKPIERHRLDKALQRVRGMVEASEAASQKLDRLVQMIEERPGAQSSKLVVKSGNRMVLVDASDIIYATIDDGVIRIVTKDLDGQSNFRTVEELQNNLDPNTFWRVHRSYLVNVNRIKEVVPWFKSSYQLKMQDRQETEIPVSRAQTRKLRELLNL from the coding sequence ATGAAAATTTCCGCGCTCATCGTAGATGATGAGCAGCCCGCAAGGGACGAACTGGCTTACCTGCTCAGGAATGTTCCGGAGGTTGAAATTGTGGGGCAGGGCAACAATGGCGTGGAAGCGGTGGGCCTGGTCCGCGAACTGGGTCCTGACCTTGTATTTCTGGACGTCCAGATGCCCGGCCTGGACGGCTTTGGCGTCATCAAGAAGCTGCTCGACCGGAATGCGCATCTGCCTTACTTTGTTTTTGTCACCGCCTATGACCACTATGCCGTGCGGGCATTCGAGGTCAACGCCGTTGACTATCTCCTGAAACCCATCGAGCGACACCGGCTTGACAAGGCCTTGCAGCGGGTGAGAGGAATGGTGGAGGCGTCTGAAGCTGCATCCCAGAAGCTTGACCGCCTGGTGCAGATGATCGAAGAGCGTCCTGGCGCGCAGTCCAGCAAGCTTGTTGTCAAGAGCGGAAACCGCATGGTGCTTGTGGACGCTTCCGACATCATTTATGCAACCATCGATGACGGCGTGATCAGAATTGTGACCAAAGACCTGGACGGCCAGTCGAATTTCCGCACTGTGGAAGAACTGCAAAATAATCTGGACCCCAACACGTTCTGGCGGGTCCATCGCTCCTACCTTGTCAACGTAAACCGGATTAAAGAAGTCGTTCCCTGGTTCAAAAGTTCATATCAACTGAAGATGCAAGACCGCCAGGAAACGGAAATTCCGGTCAGCCGCGCGCAAACGCGGAAGCTTCGGGAACTGTTGAACCTCTGA
- a CDS encoding NUDIX hydrolase, with the protein MKSGVRVLSSKRLYNGRIVRLKLDRVVEPGGVEVTREIVEHHGSVVIIPRLTNGNIVMVRQFRYATQRHLWELVAGSMDPGESVTRAARRELQEETGYRAGSLKRLFSFYPSPGFLTEQMHLVEARDLTLVEASPEDDERIEVAEFSKIQLDKLLRENRIADGKTLVGLLWDRWRGRVAKANRNR; encoded by the coding sequence ATGAAATCCGGTGTTCGAGTTCTGAGCAGCAAGCGCCTTTACAATGGACGGATCGTTCGGCTTAAGCTCGACCGCGTCGTCGAACCCGGCGGGGTCGAAGTGACCCGCGAAATCGTGGAGCATCACGGTTCGGTCGTCATCATTCCAAGGCTTACGAACGGGAACATTGTCATGGTCCGGCAATTTCGCTACGCGACGCAGAGACATCTGTGGGAGCTGGTCGCTGGGTCCATGGATCCCGGCGAGAGCGTCACCCGCGCGGCGAGGCGTGAACTGCAGGAAGAAACGGGGTACCGCGCCGGTTCCCTGAAGCGGCTCTTCTCGTTTTATCCAAGCCCGGGATTTTTGACCGAACAGATGCACCTTGTGGAAGCCCGGGATTTAACGCTCGTCGAAGCCAGCCCGGAAGACGACGAGCGGATCGAGGTGGCCGAATTTTCGAAAATCCAGCTTGATAAGCTTCTGCGCGAGAACAGGATCGCCGATGGTAAAACGCTTGTGGGGCTGCTCTGGGACCGCTGGAGGGGGCGTGTCGCAAAGGCTAACCGCAATCGCTAG
- a CDS encoding cold shock domain-containing protein gives MARLQGKVKWFNNSKGYGFIGQEEGADVFVHYSAIEGDGYKALQEGDSVEFEIVQGQKGPQADKVTKVG, from the coding sequence GTGGCACGACTTCAAGGCAAGGTTAAGTGGTTTAATAACAGCAAAGGCTACGGATTTATTGGTCAGGAAGAGGGGGCCGACGTATTTGTCCATTATTCGGCGATCGAGGGCGACGGGTACAAGGCCCTTCAGGAAGGGGATTCTGTCGAATTTGAGATTGTTCAGGGCCAGAAAGGACCACAGGCAGACAAGGTGACCAAAGTGGGATAG
- a CDS encoding polymer-forming cytoskeletal protein, with the protein MPESIRRDSSGSSQSPVQASIGRSIVVKGELSANEDLVVDGQFEGTVNLQDHCLTVGANGKVKAEILARQVVIYGVVNGNVSAREKVEVRRTGNVTGDLRSASVSIEEGAYFKGSIDILRDAKPEDRKPVPVSAASKAGS; encoded by the coding sequence ATGCCTGAAAGTATTCGAAGAGATTCGAGCGGAAGTTCCCAGAGTCCGGTACAGGCCTCAATTGGCCGATCAATCGTCGTGAAAGGAGAACTGTCTGCAAACGAAGACCTTGTGGTTGACGGACAGTTCGAAGGGACTGTCAATCTGCAGGATCATTGCCTGACGGTAGGAGCCAACGGCAAAGTGAAGGCCGAGATCCTGGCCCGGCAGGTGGTCATTTACGGGGTCGTGAATGGAAACGTGAGCGCGCGTGAAAAGGTTGAAGTGCGGCGGACTGGCAATGTTACCGGAGACCTGAGGTCGGCCAGCGTCTCAATTGAAGAAGGAGCTTACTTCAAGGGCAGCATTGATATTCTCCGTGACGCAAAGCCGGAGGACCGCAAGCCTGTCCCGGTGTCTGCCGCATCCAAGGCTGGGAGCTAG
- the leuB gene encoding 3-isopropylmalate dehydrogenase produces the protein MHAIFKIAVLPGDGIGPEVTEEALKVLRAVEGVIGPKFRFQTGLIGGCAIDATAVPLPPETISICNNAQAVLLGAVGGPRWDSRRPDSRPEAGLLQLRQRLRVFANLRPARVIDALVGVSALKPAVVRGTDLVIVRELMGGIYFGNPRGIFSKNGERMGVNTEIYREHEVERVAHRAFQLARLRRRKVTSVDKANVLESSRLWRDVVMRVGQSYPDVELNHLYVDNCAMQLIAKPTSFDVILTNNIFGDLLSDEAAMLTGSIGLLPSASLGERCGLYEPVHGSAPDIAGKKRANPVAAIASVALMLRYSFRMERPAAAIEAAIEKVLRSGARTPDLPGRKRPISTSRMGNLIAAETTKLLASSRFRPEEKV, from the coding sequence ATGCATGCCATATTCAAAATAGCCGTCTTGCCAGGCGATGGAATCGGACCGGAGGTAACCGAAGAGGCCCTCAAAGTCCTACGGGCGGTCGAGGGTGTGATCGGGCCCAAGTTCCGTTTTCAGACCGGATTGATTGGCGGCTGCGCAATTGACGCTACCGCTGTTCCACTTCCGCCGGAAACCATATCGATATGCAACAATGCCCAAGCCGTTCTTCTGGGCGCGGTGGGCGGGCCTCGATGGGATTCCCGGCGCCCGGACAGCCGCCCTGAGGCCGGACTTTTGCAGTTGCGGCAAAGACTCCGTGTTTTTGCGAACCTGCGGCCGGCGCGGGTTATTGATGCCCTGGTGGGCGTCTCGGCTCTCAAGCCTGCCGTCGTGCGCGGCACTGATCTGGTCATCGTTCGCGAATTGATGGGCGGAATTTATTTTGGCAATCCGCGCGGCATTTTTTCCAAAAATGGCGAGCGGATGGGCGTAAATACGGAAATTTATCGTGAGCACGAGGTTGAGAGAGTGGCCCACCGGGCCTTCCAGCTTGCGCGCCTGCGGCGGCGCAAAGTGACTTCGGTTGACAAGGCCAACGTTCTGGAGAGTTCGCGGCTATGGCGGGACGTGGTCATGCGGGTGGGTCAGTCCTATCCCGACGTCGAACTCAATCACCTCTACGTTGACAACTGCGCCATGCAGTTGATCGCCAAACCAACCAGCTTTGACGTCATCCTTACCAACAATATTTTCGGCGACCTTTTGAGTGACGAGGCTGCGATGCTGACGGGCTCGATTGGCTTACTGCCGTCGGCCAGCCTGGGAGAGCGATGTGGCCTGTATGAACCGGTACACGGGTCTGCGCCCGATATCGCCGGGAAAAAGCGCGCCAACCCCGTTGCAGCGATTGCATCCGTAGCGCTCATGTTGCGCTACTCCTTCCGAATGGAACGCCCCGCCGCGGCCATCGAGGCGGCCATAGAAAAGGTCCTGAGGAGCGGCGCGCGGACGCCAGACCTGCCGGGCCGCAAGCGCCCGATCTCAACCTCCCGCATGGGCAACCTGATTGCCGCTGAAACAACGAAGCTTCTTGCCTCCTCGCGCTTCCGCCCTGAAGAGAAGGTCTGA
- a CDS encoding DUF1080 domain-containing protein, with amino-acid sequence MKGQRKLCLVLLVAASLVGWGCSNNSTEAPASGAQSIKPFLGRWDLTVTTPKQQRPSWIEISEEQGQPKGLMVGFWAHATPTGEIRLDGDKIEFTAPQGIGYSNGTELEGQLSGGQLSGTATDPNGTAWQWTGRRAPTLKREGAPEWGKPIRLFNGKNFDGWRFSNPKGTPDWKIEHGTLIKDKNSSEIISTSKFEDFKLHVEFNPGPNSNSGVYLRGRYEVQIAADSGELPPNRSMGAVYGFLAPEPAVPPNPGKWQTYDITLVGRTLTVVHDGQTIIDHREIPGITGGALDSDEGSPGPIYFQGGEQGQVAFRNVVITPAK; translated from the coding sequence ATGAAAGGCCAAAGGAAGTTGTGTCTGGTTCTGCTGGTGGCGGCATCGCTGGTTGGCTGGGGCTGTTCCAACAACTCGACGGAAGCCCCGGCTTCAGGCGCCCAATCAATCAAGCCGTTCCTGGGGCGTTGGGATTTAACCGTAACCACGCCGAAACAGCAGCGTCCATCCTGGATCGAGATATCCGAGGAACAAGGCCAGCCCAAGGGTCTGATGGTGGGATTCTGGGCCCACGCGACTCCCACGGGCGAGATCCGGCTTGACGGTGACAAGATCGAGTTCACGGCGCCCCAGGGTATAGGTTACAGCAACGGCACTGAGCTCGAGGGGCAGCTCTCGGGCGGGCAGCTTTCGGGCACGGCGACGGACCCGAACGGGACCGCCTGGCAGTGGACCGGGCGCAGAGCGCCCACCCTCAAACGCGAAGGTGCTCCCGAATGGGGAAAACCTATCCGATTATTCAACGGCAAGAATTTCGATGGCTGGAGATTCAGCAATCCCAAGGGCACGCCTGATTGGAAAATCGAACACGGTACGCTCATCAAGGACAAGAACAGTTCTGAAATCATCTCGACTTCCAAGTTCGAGGATTTCAAATTGCACGTCGAGTTTAACCCCGGGCCCAATTCCAACAGCGGCGTGTATCTGCGAGGCCGCTACGAGGTGCAGATCGCAGCGGATTCGGGAGAGCTTCCGCCCAACCGCAGCATGGGCGCGGTTTACGGATTCCTGGCGCCGGAACCGGCTGTGCCGCCCAATCCGGGAAAATGGCAAACCTATGACATCACCCTCGTGGGACGAACGCTGACCGTGGTCCACGATGGCCAGACCATAATTGACCACCGCGAGATTCCGGGCATTACCGGCGGCGCGCTCGACAGCGATGAAGGGTCGCCAGGGCCGATCTATTTCCAGGGCGGCGAACAAGGGCAGGTGGCATTTCGCAATGTCGTGATTACCCCCGCGAAGTAG
- a CDS encoding sulfatase, protein MEKENKPNVNRHGVSGRRGFLKASVAGAMGAALGPNAARSSSLPATARHPNIIYIHSHDTGRFTSPYGHAVPTPNLQRLAEEGILFRQAFNAAPTCSPSRASLLTGECPHSNGMLGLAHRGFAMTPEGRQHHIVHSLRSQAGYYSALIGLQHIARDPRTIGYDHVEVVPGNRVAQVTPRAVRFLESQPRQPFWLTVGFFETHRPYHKAAPADDSRYLQPPAPVPDVPASREDMADFHATVRTLDWGVGEVLAALESAGLAENTLVISTTDHGIAWPMMKCNLYDAGMGVHLVMRGPGGFTGGKVCDALVSQLDIYPTLCELLEIKPPDWLQGRSFMPVLRGEKEEINEAVFSEVNYHASYEPKRAVRTQRWKYIRHYDGRTHPVLPNCDDGLTKSYWLKNGWAKQEVAPEALYDLVFDPNERSNLANDPAHRSTLDEMRQRMDTWMQATNDPLLRGPVPAPHGARYNDPDEVSPGDPATTAP, encoded by the coding sequence ATGGAGAAAGAGAACAAGCCAAATGTCAATCGGCACGGTGTTTCGGGCCGGAGGGGTTTTCTCAAGGCCTCGGTCGCCGGCGCCATGGGAGCGGCCCTTGGCCCAAACGCGGCACGCTCAAGCTCCCTGCCCGCGACGGCGCGACATCCCAACATCATTTACATCCATTCGCACGATACCGGACGCTTCACCAGCCCTTATGGCCACGCGGTCCCCACGCCCAACCTCCAGCGCCTGGCAGAAGAAGGCATTCTTTTCCGGCAGGCGTTTAATGCGGCCCCCACCTGCTCGCCCAGCCGAGCCAGCCTGCTGACGGGCGAGTGCCCGCACAGCAACGGCATGCTGGGCCTGGCGCACCGCGGTTTCGCAATGACGCCCGAAGGCCGTCAGCATCACATCGTCCACTCTTTGAGGAGCCAGGCCGGATACTATTCCGCATTGATCGGCCTACAGCACATCGCCCGAGATCCCCGCACAATTGGCTACGACCACGTCGAGGTCGTTCCCGGCAACCGCGTTGCGCAAGTCACCCCGCGTGCGGTTCGGTTCCTCGAAAGCCAACCCCGGCAGCCCTTTTGGCTGACCGTCGGCTTCTTTGAGACTCACCGTCCCTATCACAAGGCCGCGCCCGCCGACGACAGCCGCTATCTTCAGCCGCCCGCGCCCGTTCCGGACGTTCCGGCCAGCCGCGAGGACATGGCCGACTTCCACGCCACCGTCCGCACGCTCGACTGGGGCGTGGGAGAAGTGCTGGCTGCGCTAGAGAGTGCGGGTCTTGCGGAAAACACGCTGGTGATTTCAACCACCGACCACGGAATCGCCTGGCCCATGATGAAATGTAATCTCTACGATGCCGGAATGGGCGTGCATCTGGTGATGCGAGGTCCGGGAGGGTTTACCGGCGGCAAAGTATGCGACGCCCTCGTCTCGCAACTGGACATCTATCCCACGCTCTGCGAGCTGCTCGAGATCAAGCCGCCCGACTGGCTTCAGGGGCGTTCCTTTATGCCCGTGCTTCGCGGCGAGAAAGAGGAAATCAATGAAGCCGTTTTTTCTGAGGTGAACTATCACGCCAGCTACGAACCCAAGCGCGCCGTCCGTACCCAGCGATGGAAATACATTCGCCATTACGATGGCCGCACCCATCCCGTGCTGCCCAATTGCGATGACGGCCTGACCAAAAGTTATTGGCTGAAAAACGGATGGGCCAAACAGGAAGTAGCCCCGGAAGCTTTATACGACCTCGTCTTCGATCCCAACGAGCGGAGCAATCTGGCGAACGATCCCGCCCACCGCTCCACGCTTGACGAGATGCGCCAGCGGATGGATACGTGGATGCAGGCAACCAACGATCCCCTGCTGCGCGGCCCCGTCCCGGCTCCCCACGGAGCGCGATACAACGATCCCGATGAAGTTTCCCCCGGCGACCCTGCAACCACTGCGCCGTGA
- a CDS encoding medium chain dehydrogenase/reductase family protein, which translates to MRHTRIIVTRYGGPETLQVIEEERPEPKAGEVRVRVLAAGVSLPDVMAREGVHPETPPVPFTPGWDLVGVVDRLGAGVRGIEPGQTVAAMPIHGAYAEFVCLAERELVPVPAGLDAAEAVSLILNYITAYQMLHRSAGVKPGQRALIHGAAGGVGTALLQLGALLGLEMYGTCSSRGAAAVSELGGIPIDYQHQDFVKEIRRLTNDGVDAVFDPIGGPHLWQSRKALRPGGRVVGYGLITSIRGEGLTSGHPGRRQRFRGTAKFGLYIAGGWLLPGGKRVVPYSIQTLKRLKPELFRHDLTTLLDLLQHQKVKPIIAQRFPLAEARQAHELLGKGGVIGKLVLLP; encoded by the coding sequence ATGAGGCACACTCGCATCATCGTCACCCGCTACGGCGGACCCGAGACACTTCAGGTGATTGAAGAAGAGCGGCCCGAGCCGAAGGCCGGTGAAGTGCGCGTGAGAGTGCTGGCCGCTGGCGTCTCTCTGCCCGATGTCATGGCGCGAGAAGGCGTTCATCCCGAAACGCCTCCAGTGCCTTTTACACCGGGATGGGACCTGGTTGGGGTGGTGGATCGCCTCGGTGCCGGTGTACGCGGAATCGAACCGGGCCAGACAGTTGCCGCAATGCCAATCCACGGCGCTTACGCGGAGTTCGTCTGCCTGGCGGAACGTGAACTGGTTCCCGTGCCAGCCGGATTGGATGCCGCCGAGGCTGTCAGCCTCATCCTGAACTACATCACGGCATACCAGATGCTGCATCGTTCCGCCGGCGTGAAGCCGGGCCAGCGAGCGCTCATCCACGGCGCGGCTGGCGGGGTGGGCACGGCGCTTTTGCAGCTTGGAGCCCTGCTCGGCCTCGAGATGTATGGTACCTGTTCATCGCGGGGAGCCGCAGCCGTTTCCGAACTGGGCGGCATTCCGATTGATTACCAGCATCAGGACTTCGTGAAAGAGATTCGCCGCCTCACGAACGACGGAGTGGACGCCGTGTTTGATCCCATCGGCGGCCCTCATCTGTGGCAATCCCGTAAGGCACTCCGCCCTGGCGGGAGGGTGGTGGGCTATGGCCTGATTACCTCGATACGAGGGGAGGGTTTGACGTCAGGCCATCCTGGTCGCCGTCAGCGTTTTCGTGGGACCGCGAAGTTCGGCTTGTACATTGCCGGCGGCTGGCTTCTTCCGGGCGGAAAACGGGTGGTCCCTTACAGTATCCAGACGCTCAAGCGGTTGAAACCCGAACTGTTTCGACATGATCTGACAACTCTACTTGACCTGCTTCAGCACCAGAAGGTCAAGCCGATCATCGCGCAACGATTTCCTCTTGCCGAGGCAAGGCAGGCACATGAGTTGCTCGGAAAAGGAGGCGTGATCGGCAAGCTGGTATTGCTGCCCTGA
- the folP gene encoding dihydropteroate synthase has product MKMRPHFEISVMGRRVQLGARTLIMGVLNVTPDSFSDGGLYLDPASAIRRGVEMARQGADWIDVGGESTRPGSRPVSAEEECARVLPVIRGIRRKLPAVPISIDTTKALVAEQAVEAGAAVLNDISGMRFDPRIAEVARATGAPLVLMHIRGRPFEMQQRPFAKSIWRSLEEGLARSIERALAKGVRRRQLILDPGLGFGKTRAQNFEIMAHLDRLQRFKLPILVGSSRKSFIRAIVNGEGLVPHRAAKIRRVRAPGLAADEVASSLPFGDAAAVAVAILNGAHIVRVHDVGEIVPAVRIADAVAEAGGRGIRGS; this is encoded by the coding sequence ATGAAGATGCGACCGCATTTCGAAATCAGCGTGATGGGCCGCAGGGTTCAACTGGGCGCGCGGACGCTCATCATGGGCGTGCTGAACGTTACACCGGACTCTTTCTCCGACGGCGGCCTCTATCTTGACCCTGCTTCGGCCATTCGTCGCGGAGTGGAGATGGCGCGCCAGGGCGCCGACTGGATTGACGTGGGCGGCGAATCAACGCGCCCAGGCTCGCGCCCGGTTTCCGCTGAAGAGGAATGCGCGCGCGTGCTTCCAGTGATCAGGGGTATTCGCCGAAAGCTGCCCGCAGTGCCGATTTCGATTGATACCACCAAGGCGCTGGTGGCCGAGCAGGCCGTCGAAGCAGGCGCCGCGGTCCTGAACGACATCAGCGGCATGCGCTTTGATCCGCGCATTGCGGAGGTGGCCCGCGCAACCGGAGCGCCGCTGGTCCTGATGCACATTCGCGGACGGCCCTTTGAGATGCAGCAGAGGCCGTTTGCAAAGTCCATCTGGCGCTCGCTTGAAGAGGGCCTGGCGCGCTCGATTGAACGCGCGCTGGCGAAAGGGGTTCGACGCCGGCAACTGATTCTCGACCCCGGCCTGGGCTTCGGAAAAACACGGGCGCAGAACTTTGAAATCATGGCCCATCTTGATCGCCTGCAGCGCTTCAAACTGCCCATCCTGGTGGGAAGTTCGCGAAAGTCGTTCATTCGGGCCATCGTCAACGGCGAAGGGCTTGTGCCGCATCGCGCTGCAAAAATCCGCAGGGTGCGGGCTCCAGGCCTCGCCGCCGACGAAGTGGCCTCTTCCCTGCCCTTTGGGGATGCGGCGGCGGTGGCCGTCGCCATTCTTAACGGTGCGCACATTGTGCGTGTGCACGATGTGGGCGAGATCGTTCCAGCAGTCCGCATCGCGGACGCGGTGGCCGAGGCGGGCGGCCGTGGTATTCGAGGGAGTTGA
- a CDS encoding zf-HC2 domain-containing protein yields the protein MIFETCSEIRDHFSEYIDGVCAAEAIHSIRYHLSHCVPCTSELERYEALQTELQCLSRQQVSPDLALRLRVKVSQELHRNVFQRVRVHLENIFRPVLFPSVAGSVLALICIALMLGSEAPQASSVPDIPFVTPPRVQVLPPVDLDAGAQPLVLVTYVNAQGRVTNYKIISGQQTPGVIQRLDQMMYYSLFQPATSFGQPTSGQVVLSFRTITVRG from the coding sequence ATGATCTTCGAAACTTGCTCGGAAATTCGCGACCATTTTTCAGAGTACATTGACGGGGTGTGCGCGGCGGAAGCCATCCACTCGATCCGCTACCATCTTTCGCACTGTGTTCCCTGCACATCGGAACTGGAGCGGTACGAGGCCCTCCAGACGGAGTTGCAATGCTTGTCCCGTCAGCAGGTTTCGCCCGATCTGGCCCTGCGCCTGCGAGTAAAGGTGTCACAGGAATTGCACCGCAACGTTTTCCAGCGCGTTCGAGTGCACCTTGAGAATATTTTTCGGCCCGTTTTATTCCCTTCGGTGGCGGGATCCGTGCTGGCCCTGATTTGCATCGCTCTGATGCTCGGCTCGGAAGCGCCCCAGGCAAGCAGCGTGCCTGACATCCCCTTTGTAACGCCGCCTCGCGTTCAGGTGCTGCCGCCAGTCGACCTGGACGCGGGGGCGCAGCCGCTGGTCCTGGTGACGTATGTCAACGCCCAGGGCCGGGTTACAAATTACAAAATCATCTCCGGCCAGCAGACCCCCGGAGTGATTCAGCGGCTTGACCAGATGATGTATTACAGCCTTTTCCAACCTGCCACCTCCTTCGGCCAGCCTACCAGTGGCCAGGTGGTCCTCTCCTTTCGAACTATCACGGTGCGAGGTTAG
- a CDS encoding sigma-70 family RNA polymerase sigma factor: MDTIRSIGVAIDQTAPVISDEAALVAELKAGSEEAFAYLLAIYQNPLFNLISHMVAEQGEAADVLQNVLLKILRGIRQFNGRSSLKTWIYRIAVHEASNHRRSWRRRLLHEPFSMDDDTLHLSVKSPIYRGGRETPYSVYEKAECQAEVKRALADLAEPYRAVVVLREIEGLSYDEIAEVLGVAEGTVKSRLRRGRETLKRRLAARLSRSI; encoded by the coding sequence GTGGATACGATACGCTCCATTGGCGTAGCAATCGACCAGACGGCTCCCGTTATCAGTGACGAAGCCGCGCTCGTCGCGGAGTTGAAGGCGGGTTCTGAGGAGGCGTTTGCCTACCTCCTGGCTATTTATCAGAACCCTTTGTTTAACTTGATATCCCACATGGTGGCTGAGCAGGGTGAAGCCGCCGATGTTCTCCAGAACGTTCTCCTTAAAATTCTCCGGGGCATCCGGCAGTTCAACGGCAGAAGCAGCCTGAAAACCTGGATTTACCGCATTGCCGTGCACGAGGCGTCGAACCATCGCCGTAGCTGGCGCCGGCGCCTGCTCCACGAGCCTTTCTCCATGGACGACGACACCTTACATCTGAGCGTGAAGTCGCCGATATACAGGGGTGGGCGCGAGACGCCCTACAGCGTATACGAAAAGGCAGAGTGCCAGGCAGAGGTCAAACGCGCTCTGGCGGACCTCGCCGAACCTTACCGTGCGGTTGTGGTGCTGCGAGAAATTGAAGGGCTCAGCTACGATGAAATTGCGGAGGTACTTGGGGTTGCCGAAGGGACCGTCAAGTCCCGTTTACGACGGGGGCGGGAGACACTGAAGCGCAGACTTGCCGCCCGATTGAGCAGGTCCATATGA
- a CDS encoding glutaredoxin family protein, translated as MARKIRMYTTRWCPDCWRAKQFLKRHGLEFEEINIEEVPDAAKFIMSVNGGRRQVPTFEMEGRIFNCSPFDPSSLRRELEIAVE; from the coding sequence ATGGCTCGAAAAATCCGGATGTACACAACCCGATGGTGTCCTGACTGCTGGCGTGCCAAGCAGTTTCTCAAGCGGCACGGCCTGGAATTCGAAGAGATTAATATCGAGGAAGTTCCCGATGCCGCCAAGTTCATCATGAGCGTCAACGGCGGCAGGCGGCAGGTACCTACTTTTGAAATGGAGGGGCGCATCTTTAACTGTTCCCCATTTGACCCTTCTTCGCTGAGGCGCGAACTCGAAATCGCCGTAGAGTGA
- a CDS encoding F0F1 ATP synthase subunit epsilon, with the protein MADFLPMHIQLQIVTPDRQIADAEVEAVSIPGKEGYLGVLPGHAPLLTELRNGTLEYQQNGKKYYVAVHWGFAEVLPERVIVLAELAERAEDIDVRRAESKRQSVEEYLKSHTGSDPEIERARDDLRRAISRLETAHHARG; encoded by the coding sequence ATGGCAGATTTCCTTCCGATGCACATCCAGTTGCAGATTGTCACTCCGGACCGCCAGATTGCGGATGCCGAAGTGGAAGCAGTTTCGATTCCGGGAAAAGAGGGTTATCTCGGGGTCCTTCCGGGCCACGCTCCGCTCCTGACGGAACTTCGGAATGGGACGCTCGAGTACCAGCAGAACGGAAAAAAATACTACGTGGCCGTTCACTGGGGCTTTGCCGAGGTCCTGCCGGAGCGCGTGATCGTTCTGGCAGAGCTGGCGGAGCGCGCAGAGGATATTGATGTTCGGCGGGCTGAATCCAAGCGGCAGAGCGTCGAAGAGTATCTGAAGTCGCATACCGGGTCCGACCCTGAAATCGAGAGGGCCCGCGACGATCTGCGCCGGGCCATCTCCCGCCTCGAGACCGCCCACCACGCACGGGGCTGA